The following coding sequences are from one Leptolyngbya sp. NIES-3755 window:
- a CDS encoding hypothetical protein (similar to AA sequence:cyanobase_aa:glr3200) produces the protein MYAVISRDKIQLPPGTVVRMPGSWQDYCALRDSRGDGSIPRIKYRNGEILLMSPLLQHGREANILADVVKALLDSQDRNYEAFTPITMDVPEEGGIEPDYCFYIDNWQSAVGKDRIDWQNNPPPDLVIEIDVTTYTAASDYLPYQVPEVWLFKKNRFLIHWLENGEYTLQDTSQFFPDVNIKAIVDRCLQTAAERGTGVALRELRASLS, from the coding sequence ATGTATGCAGTCATTTCACGAGACAAGATTCAGCTTCCACCGGGGACTGTTGTGCGGATGCCTGGTTCTTGGCAAGACTACTGTGCCCTCAGAGACAGTCGAGGAGATGGCTCGATTCCTCGAATTAAGTACCGTAACGGAGAAATCTTACTAATGAGTCCACTGCTCCAACATGGACGGGAGGCTAACATTCTGGCTGATGTCGTAAAAGCCCTACTGGATAGCCAGGATCGCAACTACGAAGCTTTCACGCCGATCACAATGGATGTGCCTGAAGAAGGAGGGATTGAGCCAGATTATTGCTTCTACATCGACAATTGGCAGTCAGCCGTGGGCAAAGACCGCATCGACTGGCAAAACAATCCACCACCCGATCTAGTCATCGAAATTGATGTCACGACTTATACCGCTGCCTCTGACTATCTGCCTTACCAAGTGCCAGAGGTGTGGCTGTTTAAGAAGAATCGGTTTCTGATCCATTGGCTTGAAAATGGCGAATATACCCTACAAGACACGAGCCAGTTTTTTCCTGATGTGAATATTAAAGCGATCGTCGATCGTTGTCTCCAAACCGCAGCAGAACGCGGGACGGGAGTAGCTTTACGAGAATTGAGAGCCAGTCTGTCGTGA